In Pseudoalteromonas nigrifaciens, the sequence GGTTAGCCAAAGCAAAAGGGCTTGGTAATAAAGTTAAAAATAGTAGCGGTGTGTCGGCTTGGGATACTATGCTAAAAAGAATTGAAAAAGGTGAGCTTGCACTCGTAAATGGAATTGATACAGGAGATGAAAATAATGTATCACCCTTTTAAACAAGGTAGAGGGCGTTCAGAATTCTGTGTCAGCTTAAATTGCTAAATATCTAGCACACCATCTAACCTACCTTCGAAGTGGATGGCCAATTGCGACAATGTCAGATTCCAGTTATGGATTGGCATTGTCCATTTCTTTGAGGCATTTAATATGCCTGCATACAATAATTTCATCAAGCTGTTTTCATTAGGGAATCCTCCCTTAGTCTTGGTGAGTCGCCTAAACTGACGATGTACAGCTTCAATCGCATTCGTGGTATAAATAGCTTTACGCACGTAATCTGGATACTTGAAATAAACCGACAGATTGCCCCATTTACGACGCCAAGACGCGATAACAATAGGGTATAACTTGCCCCATTTGGCATCTAATTCGTCAAGAGCGGCTTCTGCTGCATCCTTAGTGGCAGCCTTATAAACGGGTTTCAAGTCAGTCATAAACTCTTTTTGGTGCTTTGAAGCAACGTACTTCATCGAATTACGAATTTGATGAATGACGCACTCCTGCACTTCGGCGTCGGGGTAGATTGTTGCTATTGCTTCAGGGAAGCCTTTTAGTCCATCAACACAGGCAATTAAAATATCGGATACACCACGATTATGTAAATCAGTTAATACTGATAACCAATAGTTAGCCCCTTCACTTTCAGAGATATATAAACCAAGTAACTCTTTTCGGCCTTCAATATTGACACCTAGTACGGTATAAATAGCCTTACTCACGTAGCGGCCATTTTCTTTAATCTTATAATGAATGGCATCAAGCCAGATAAATGGGTAAAGCGTATCTAAACTGCGCGCTTGCCATGCCTTAAGCTCTGGTATCAGTTGGTCTGTTACGGCAGTGATGGTGGCCTCTGATACTTCAACGCCATACATATCCTGTATATGGCCTCGAATATCTCGGTAGCTCATACCTAAAGCAAACATAGATAGAATTTTCTCATCAATTTCAGGCGTTAACTTAGTTTGGTTCTTTTTAACTAGCTGAGGTTCAAACGAACCTGCGCGGTCTCTGGGCGTTTCAAGTTCGAATTGCCCTATGGATGACTTAACTGTTTTTTTGGTTGAACCATTTTTACGGTTAACTTGCGTCTCAGATTGTAGATGCTGCTCTAATTCGGCTTTAAGAGCCGCTTCGGTGAGTTGTTTGATTAAGGGTGTTAGAACACCGTCTTCGCCAGTAAGACCTTTACCAGCTTGAAGTTCAGCTAATGCTTTGTTGAAATCGAAAGATTGAGTCATGTGTCACTCCTGTTTTCTTAATAATACTGAAATGACACAGATTTCTAAACACTACCACAAGGTATGAGTCTTAAAATACAGATCTACGGGCTAATAATTTGTATTTCCATTTTATCTTTTTTTGTAAGAATTATTATTGATGTAGATACAACCCGAGACTATTTACAAACACAAATGGCAAGCCATGCAAAAGACACAGCTACAAGCCTAGGACTTTCTATCTCCCCTTATTTGGATACAGATGGAATCATAATAGGGCAAACTATGGCAACCGCAATATTTGATTCTGGTTATTATAGTAAAATACGCTTTATTAATACGAAACATGAAACGCTATTCTCATTAGAAAACCCTACCCATGTAGATTCTGTGCCTCATTGGTTTACAAACACTGTAAAATTAAGCGCGCCTACAATGCAATCTGAAATAAATACGGGTTGGATCATTGCTGGTACACTTGAAGTTACCAGCCACTTAGGAGAGTCATATTTAACTTTATGGCTACACACAAAGCGTAGCTTTTATAGTTCGCTCATATTATTAATTGCTTCACTGCTGATCACTTATTTTATTTTACAAACAATATTCAAACCTTTAAAAGCAGTTGAGAAGCAAGCACTGCTTGTTACTCGCAAACGCTTTACACTCAATAATAAAGTGCCGTTAGCCCACGAATTGCGCATAGTAACCAAAGCAATTAATAATATGGTGCTTAATTTGCAAAGTACATTCGACTCTTTAGCTAAACAAACCCAAGCACTAACAAACGCCGTGTATAGTGATCCACTAACAGGGTTAGGTAATCGCAAATCTTTTGAAAACTATTTTAACGCCGTTACCCACTCCATTACCTCTGAGCGTCCAATGACAGCAACAATGGTCACACTTCCCTCGCTAGTAAACATTAATCGAACACTTAGCTATCAAAGGGGTGATGAGTATGTGACTGACGTTGCTAAAATATTAAAACTCTCTTTAGCTGAACTAAATAATTATAGGTTATGCCGAATAAATGGCAGTACTTTTGTTTTTATTGCGCCATACGATATTACTTTTTTATATAATTTACACGCTAACCTTATTGACCTGTTTAGCCAAAAACAGCACAGCTCACATAATAATGGTTATGCCCGCTTAGCTTCTATAAATGTTGAAAAAAGCTTAACACTGAGTCATTTACTTTCGTCATTAGATACCAAATGTACTATTGGAGAAAGTACGATTGACGCTAACATTGATAATAAAATAGTCTTTAGTGTTGAAGAGTGGCAAAAAATAATTCAGAGCATAATTAACTCTGGGGAAGTGAGCTTTTCAGTACAGCCTGTGAAAAAAAGTAATACCGAGTTTACACAGTGCTACTTTGAGGTATTTACGCACTTTATCTATAACAATGAAAAAATAAACAATAGTCACTTATTCGCTATGGCCGAAAAGTTAAATTTGACAGAAGAACTGGATAAAAAATTAATCCGTGATTTTATTAATATTAAAATGCAATATCCAGAGGATAAATTCGCATTAAATATAAGTAAGTCCTCATTATATTCACCGGAGTTTATACAATGGCTAGGTGCGTTTTCTCAACACTACCCCTGCCTCAAAAACAATCTTATTTTTGAGCTTCATGAATTGAGCTTACTAAGTAATATACGCGTTGCTGCACTTCATATTGATGCGATAAAAGAGGTTGGTATTAGTGTGTGTGTAGAGCACTTTGGCACCAGTTTAACCTCTTTTAAGTATTTACATGGTCTTGATATTGAGTATGTGAAAATTGACGGTAGCTACATTCAAGATTTAATTGATAATCCGCAAAGTCGCTTTTATATTCAAACTGTAAATAATATTTGTCATGGCTTTGGTATTAAAGTCTTAGCGTGTTTAATTGAAAAGCCCGAAACATTAAACATACTCGAAAGCTTAGGTTGTGATGGTGTTCAAGGGAATTTAATTTGCTCCGCCTCACAAGTAATCAACATTATTGATGAAAACACAAATAAAAAGTTTACTTTTCATCCAAATGTATTAGAATTTTGTAAGTAGCCTATTTTTTAAACAAGGGTCGATCATGAAATCAATTATCTTATTTGGACTAATAGTAGGGCTGTGTGTATTTTATGTACCGCAAACTTATGCACAAACTAATACATAAAATCTGTTCAGTCTGCAGGGATAGACAACTTGATTTCGATTTTAAGTAATGCACCAATAAATGTATCTCCTGAGCAACTGCAACAAGACTTAGTTGCCGCCATTAAAATTATTTGTAAAAACAATATAAAAAACCAACTAGACAAAACCTTGCCACGAGGCAATTGTAGTAACGCTCAGGTTGATCAAATGATTACTGCCGTTATTGCTGCTTTTGGTGTAGACAGCCCTATGGTTCCTACTTTATTAGCCGCACTTTCTGCATACGGAATAGATTCAGACACTATTACACTTGCGGCAATTAATGCGGGCATAGATGCTACTATTGCTTCACAAGCCACGGCAGCAGGCCCTATCCAAGCACAACCTAATCCTCCTATTAGCTTACCTGTATTGCCTACACCTCCTGGATCGGGTGGTACTGGTGGTGATGCTGGTATATCTGAAGTTGGTAACTAACTTTATTAAATATAAATGCAGCCTTAGCGCTGCGTTTATATTTTGAGATGGCTGTGGGCTGTGAATCGCTTTATATTTTTTGTTATATGTTTAATTATTTTTTTACTCCCCCTACCCCTTGGCAGTTACCGCCCATGGGCAATATTAGCTATAGGCGTGCTGATTAGCTTTACGTTTTTATTGCATTTATTTAATAGTGCTATTAAAAATAAACAACTGCTTTATCCTCCTTTATACTCTTGGCCTATATTTATTGCTCTTGGCGTTGTTGTTTTAGTTTGCACAATACAGCTATTTAGTATAAGTGTTGATCCGTTTCAAACTCAGCAAATGTTAATTAAAACCTGGTTTATGCTATTATTTTGCTGGTTAATTTTTATTTACTGTAACCACTCCCTACGAATTAAAAAACTAGTTTACACTGTTATTTTTGCTGGGGTTTTTCAGGCCTTATATGCAAGTTATTTAAGCTTATCACCCGATATTATTAGCCCATTATTTAGTTATAAACATACCGATCGTGCTATTGGTACTTTTACTTATTCTAACTTTTTAGCCAACTATTTAGCGCTGTGCTTATGCTTAGGCATAGGTGTGTTGATCAGTGAGTTAAAACGCTCTGCTAACGACAATACACAATCACTCGCACAAACATTACGTGACTGGGCTGGTATATTATTAAGCTCTAAAATTGTATTACGCGTATCATTAATTATTATTATTGTTGCCTTAATATTAACTCGCAGCCGCATGGGTAACTCGGCATTTTTTATCGCTTTAATGGTTATGAGCTTATTGGCTTTATTTATTTACAGACAAAAGCCCAAAGCGTTTAAACACCTTATTATTAGCTTTTTTATTATCGATTTAATTATTATTGGTGCAATATTTGACGTTGAAAAAGTAAAACAGCGTATTAGCGAAACCAGTATACACTCAGAAACGCGTGACGAAGTGGTAAGCGACTCTATACCACTTATATTAGATAAACCATTGCTGGGATCAGGTGGGGGTACTTTTTACACTGCTTTCCCTGCGTATCAATCAGAGCCCTTTTCTGGCTACTACGATAATGCGCATAACGATTATATACAATTTGCTGTGGAGCTAGGTATACCGGCAACATTAGCACTTGGTTTGCTGATACTTTATTGTTTATGGCTCTGTATTGCGACCATGCGCCAACGCAAAACCGCACTTTATCAAGGAGTAGCATTTGGCTGTGCAGTAGCTATTATTACTATGCTACTGCATTCTTTAGTCGACTATT encodes:
- a CDS encoding bifunctional diguanylate cyclase/phosphodiesterase, with amino-acid sequence MSLKIQIYGLIICISILSFFVRIIIDVDTTRDYLQTQMASHAKDTATSLGLSISPYLDTDGIIIGQTMATAIFDSGYYSKIRFINTKHETLFSLENPTHVDSVPHWFTNTVKLSAPTMQSEINTGWIIAGTLEVTSHLGESYLTLWLHTKRSFYSSLILLIASLLITYFILQTIFKPLKAVEKQALLVTRKRFTLNNKVPLAHELRIVTKAINNMVLNLQSTFDSLAKQTQALTNAVYSDPLTGLGNRKSFENYFNAVTHSITSERPMTATMVTLPSLVNINRTLSYQRGDEYVTDVAKILKLSLAELNNYRLCRINGSTFVFIAPYDITFLYNLHANLIDLFSQKQHSSHNNGYARLASINVEKSLTLSHLLSSLDTKCTIGESTIDANIDNKIVFSVEEWQKIIQSIINSGEVSFSVQPVKKSNTEFTQCYFEVFTHFIYNNEKINNSHLFAMAEKLNLTEELDKKLIRDFINIKMQYPEDKFALNISKSSLYSPEFIQWLGAFSQHYPCLKNNLIFELHELSLLSNIRVAALHIDAIKEVGISVCVEHFGTSLTSFKYLHGLDIEYVKIDGSYIQDLIDNPQSRFYIQTVNNICHGFGIKVLACLIEKPETLNILESLGCDGVQGNLICSASQVINIIDENTNKKFTFHPNVLEFCK
- a CDS encoding IS256 family transposase, which gives rise to MTQSFDFNKALAELQAGKGLTGEDGVLTPLIKQLTEAALKAELEQHLQSETQVNRKNGSTKKTVKSSIGQFELETPRDRAGSFEPQLVKKNQTKLTPEIDEKILSMFALGMSYRDIRGHIQDMYGVEVSEATITAVTDQLIPELKAWQARSLDTLYPFIWLDAIHYKIKENGRYVSKAIYTVLGVNIEGRKELLGLYISESEGANYWLSVLTDLHNRGVSDILIACVDGLKGFPEAIATIYPDAEVQECVIHQIRNSMKYVASKHQKEFMTDLKPVYKAATKDAAEAALDELDAKWGKLYPIVIASWRRKWGNLSVYFKYPDYVRKAIYTTNAIEAVHRQFRRLTKTKGGFPNENSLMKLLYAGILNASKKWTMPIHNWNLTLSQLAIHFEGRLDGVLDI
- a CDS encoding O-antigen ligase family protein, which gives rise to MNRFIFFVICLIIFLLPLPLGSYRPWAILAIGVLISFTFLLHLFNSAIKNKQLLYPPLYSWPIFIALGVVVLVCTIQLFSISVDPFQTQQMLIKTWFMLLFCWLIFIYCNHSLRIKKLVYTVIFAGVFQALYASYLSLSPDIISPLFSYKHTDRAIGTFTYSNFLANYLALCLCLGIGVLISELKRSANDNTQSLAQTLRDWAGILLSSKIVLRVSLIIIIVALILTRSRMGNSAFFIALMVMSLLALFIYRQKPKAFKHLIISFFIIDLIIIGAIFDVEKVKQRISETSIHSETRDEVVSDSIPLILDKPLLGSGGGTFYTAFPAYQSEPFSGYYDNAHNDYIQFAVELGIPATLALGLLILYCLWLCIATMRQRKTALYQGVAFGCAVAIITMLLHSLVDYSLQAGANSMLFMAILCLAILTNKLPAPKTIKKRRNQAD